CACTGGGCAACTGGGAAGGTATAAAAGTAAGGTGAAGCAAAGTCAGGAGACTTACCATTATATTAATATTTGTATATATTGTTATAATATATAATATTTTTTATGTGTAAAAATTCTAATTAAGTTAAAAATGCTGATTAGAGTTTTTTTTATTTTATAAAAATAAATTAAACTATAAACTAATATTTTAGAAAGGGGATGTTTATGAAAAAAGTAATTTGGAAAATTGTTGTGTTATTATGTCTAATTTCATTTTCACTGTATGGAGTTCAATGGAATGATTTAAAAGATGGTGAAAGTGCTGAAAAAAACCTAGATGGAAATGGGAAAGTAACAACAGTTAATAAATTAAAATTAGGAAAAAATTCACATTTAAAGGTAAAAGGAAAGAATACAAAAGGAATCGTGATAAAAGGTGGGTTATCTGCAGAAGTAAATATAGGTGAGGGAGCTACTCTTGATGTAGATATTGAAAATTCTACAAAAGATGAAGCAGGAATATCTTTAGAATCAACTTTTAAAGGTTTTATTATACAAAAAAATGGAAATTTAAAATTAAAAAAACAATTTAATGGAACTATTAATAGTGGAGATATTTTTAAACAATTTCTTGATAGAAAGGGTGAAGGGACTCTTCTTAGGGGTATTAGTGTTATTAAAACATTTTCTACTGAAGGAAGTACTAGGATAGAAAGTGCAGGAACAGGAATTGGATTTGACAGAAAAACTCCACAAGGAAAAGGATTTATTGAATTTAAAAAAGGTTCAAAAACTTTTGTAAAAGCTGGATTTGCAGGAGTGTTTGCAAGATATAATAGTGTTACTTTTGAAGGCGGAAGTGATACCACATTAATAGGTGGAGCCTATGGAATAATGGCAAATAAAGGAACTATAAAAAAAGGGGCTAAAGTAACATTAATGGGTAACTATGGAACTGGGAAGTTTGAAGTAAAAGAACATGATTTTTTAAAATTTGAATCAGGTTCTGAGTTAAATATACTAGCAAATGATTCAGCTTTATATGGTATTAGATTGAAAGGAAAAACAAAATTAATAGCAAAAGGATACAATGTATTAAGACAAATTGATACTTATGCTGATGGTGAACATAGTTTAGATACTGTAACTTTTGAAAGAGGAAGTATTTTAGATGGAAATATTGATCGTTCTTGGAATTCACAAATTTTATTAGAAGAAGGAACAAAACTTTTTGTACCTAATAAGATACAAGCGAATTTAGAAATTAAGGGGGATTTGTATGTTGGACCTAGATCAGCATATGAAGGAAAACAATTGACATATAAAGAAGCAGTAGAAGATGCAGATACTGTTGCTGGAGCTACAGCAATATTTATGGGGAAACAAGCTCAAAAAGCAAGAAAAGGAGAATTTTCATATAGAGGATTATATAATGAATTCTCACCTGATGAGTATTATACACTTGAATATAACAGAGACAATCATTATAATTATATATCTACTTTAAACTTAAATAATGGAAAAATCCATTTAAGATTAGGGAATAAAGACAAATTTGGAAGAATTAATGATAAAATTATTTTTTCTAAAAATACAATTATCAATGGAAAAGGAGAACTTGTATTTCATAAAAGAAATTCTTCACAAGTAACGAAGAATACAGTTTTTAATATACTAGAAGAGGAAGGACCAAAAGATATCAACGGAATACAAGGATATTATTTAGAGAAACTTCCTTTAAAAATTCCTGATGTATCATTCGGTAAACTTGTTTTTACTACAAAAGTACAAAAACTTAATGGTAAATATGTAGTTTCTTTAGTTTTTAAAGGAATAGAAGCTGAAAATTTCTTATTAGCAAAAGGTAAAACAAAAACTTTAAATAAAAAAGAAGAAAGTTCATTAGAAGATGCTATTTTAAGTGCTAAAGAAGTTACAATTGAAGAAAAATCTACTTTAAATATTAAAGGTGGCACTAATGGGCTATTTGCTAAAAATAAAGTAACAGTAGAAGAAAAAGCAAATCTAAATATTGAGACTGAAAATAGAATAGCTCTTAAATTGGGAGAAAATTTAGAAACATTTGGTAATATAAATATAAAAAATGCTGGAACTGGAATATTAGCAGATAATACAGCATCGGTTTTACAATTTGAAAATGGCTCTAAAACTATTGTAAACGCTAAAGATGTTGCAATAAATGCACAAAAAGGAACTAGCGAATTTAAAGGTGGAAGTAATGTAGAACTAACATCTAATAAATATGCCTTAGTTGCTAAAAAAGCAGTTTTTGAAAAAAGTTCAACTGTAAAATTAAATGGTGAATATGGAATAGGAACATTATCAGAAACAGATAGTAGTGATATTACTTTTAAACCACAATCAGAAGTAAATATTAATTCTAGTAATTCAGGGATATATAATGTAAATGTTGGAGGAAGTGGAAAAATATCTATAAAAGCTCCTAATGTATTGAAACAAGTTAGAACAGTAAATCAATCTTTAAAGTTTGAAGATGGAAGTGTATTAGAAGGAAATATAGAAAAATCTTGGAATGCAAATTTAATCTTAGATAAAGGTTCAAAGATTTTTGTAAATAATAAAATAGAAGCAAATATGGATATTAAAGGAGATTTATTTGTAGGTACAAGTAAATTTTATGAAAAAAGAGATTCTTTTGATAATTACAATACTATTTATTATAATAAAGACTCTAATGGACATGAGACAAAAGTAAATTTTGATAATTCAAAAATCCATTTAAGAATTGGTGGAGCAGATAAAACAGGAGCAACTAATGATAAAATTTTCTTTTCAAAAAATACAAATATCAATGGAAAAGGAGAACTTGTATTTCATAAAAGAAATTCTTCACAAGTAACGAAGAATACAGTTTTTAATATACTAGAAGAGGAAGGACCAAAAGATATCAACGGAATACAAGGATATTATTTAGAGAAACTTCCTTTAAAAATTCCTGATGTATCATTCGGTAAACTTGTTTTTACTACAAAAGTACAAAAACTTAATGGTAAATATATAGTTTCTTTAGTTTTTAAAGGAATAGAAGCTGATAATTTCTTATTAGCAAAAGGTGAAACAAAAACTTTAAATAAAAAGAAAGAAGGTTCATTAGAAGATGCTATTTTAAGTGCTAAGGAAGTTACAATTGAAGAAAAATCAACTTTAAATATTAAAGGTGATACTAATGGATTATTTGCTAAAAATAAAGTAACAATAGAAGAAGAAGCAAACCTAAATATTGAAACTGAAAATAAAATAGCTCTTAAATTAGGAGAAAATTTAGAAACATTTGGTAATATAAATATAAAGAATGCTGGAATTGGAATATTAGCAGATAATACAACATCAGTTTTACAATTTGAAAATGGTTCTAAAACTATTGTAAATGCAAAAGATGTTGCAATAAATGCACAAAAAGGAACTAGCGAATTTAAAGGTGGAAGTAATGTAGAATTAACATCTAATAAATATGCCTTAGTTTCTAAAAAAGCAGTTTTTGAAAAAAGTTCAACTGTAAAATTAAATGGTGAATATGGAATAGGAACATTATCAGAAACAGATAGTAGTGATATTACTTTTAAACCACAATCAGAAGTAAATATTAATTCTAGTAATTCAGGTATATATAATGTAAATGTTGGAGGAAGTGGAAAAGTATCTATAAAAGCTCCTAATATATTAAAACAAGTTAGAACAGTGAATCAATCTTTAAAATTTGAAAGTGGAAGTGTATTAGAAGGAAATATAGAAAAATCTTGGAATGCAAATTTAATCTTAGATAAAGGTTCAAAGATGTTTGTAAATAATAAAATAGAAGCAAATATGGATATTAAAGGAGATTTATTTGTAGGTACAAGAAATTCATATGAAAAAGAAGAAAGTAAAAACTCTATGCAAACACTTTCTACTATGAGTACATTTTCATCTTCTGATAAATATAACACTGTACATTATAATAAGGATTCCAATGGTCATAAAACAAAAGTAAATTTAGATAATGCAAATATTCATTTAAGAATTAATGGAGAACAATCAGAAAGTAATGATAAAATAGTTTTTTCAAAAGATACAGAAATAACTGGAAAAGGAGAAATTACATTGCATCCAGAAAATGTATCTAAGGTAAAGAGAAATATGACTTATTCATTATTAGAAGAAGAAGGAAAAGATGTTGGAGGAAATAAAGTATATAGTTTAGAAAAAACTTCTTTAACATTAAAAACAGTAGAATTTGGACCATTAGTATATGGAAGAAAAGATAAAAAAGTAAATGGAAAATATATAGTTACATTAGAAGATACAGGAGAATTATCACAAGCAGCTAAAAATACTCTTACTAATTCAAGAGATAGTTATAAATACAATCAAGAAGAATTAAAAGCTATTAGTGATAAAATTTTTGAAAATCATAATTTAGAATTAAAGAATAATTTTTGGCTATTAGTTTCAAAAGAAAATCTAAAAAATAAAGATAGTGTAATAAAATTAAATCAAAATACTAAATATGCAGGTTATGATTATACATTTAATACAGGAGTATCTTTAGGATTTTTTGCTGGACAATCAACAGGAAGATACAAGAATATAGGTCAAGGAATTTATTTGAAAAAGGATTTAAAGCCATTTTATCTAGGAACTGTATATAAACATACAAAGAGTAAAGATAAAAACAATGATAAAAAACTTCATTCAAATGATTTTTCATTTGTAGTTGGATATAATAAAGATATTAGTGAAAAAACATTCTTAGACAGTAATATTAAATTAACTAGGGGTTATATTTCAGATTATAAATATACTGCTGAAAATGATTTAAGTACTAAAAATGAAAAAACTGATTATTGGAATGGAGAAATAGATGCAAAATTAGGATATAAATTTAAGTATGGAAATGCTTTCTTAAAGGCAGGATTAGATAAAGATTTAAAGGGAAATCAAAAAGTAATATGGAATGAAAATATTGATGAAGAAATAAAATATGATGATTTGAGTAAAAATATAGGTATAGGAATGGAATATAAGATAAAACAACATAGTTTTAATATAGAACTTTCAAGAAAATATTCTAAACATTATAGAGCAAATACAAAAATATCAATTGGATATTCTTATAAATTTTAAAATTTAATCTGTAAAAAGAGCTACTCCATTTTAATGTTGTGAACTGTACCTCCAATCTTGTGTCCAAGATTATGGGTGCAGTTCAAAATGAAGTAGCTCTTTTAGATTTTTAGTCTTTTACTTTTTTAATAACATCTATGATAGAACCATCTCTATATTCAACAACACCGACAATTTCATCAGTGAATTCAACAGGATCAGGTTTACCAGTTAATTGTTCTGCCATTTCTTTCATTTCTTCAATAGTTTTTAATTCAACACCAGCTTTTGTTAAATTTTCTATTAAATCTTTTCTTCTAGGGTTTACAACTATTCCATAGTCAGTACAGATAACATCCACTGCTTCTCCTGGAGTACATACAGTTGTAACCTTATCAACTATTATAGGAATTCTTGCTCTCATAAGTGGTGCAAGAATTACACTGATTCTAGCTCCAGCAGCTGTATCTTGGTGTCCTCCAACTGCTTGGTTTATAGTACCGTCTGACTTAGTCATAACATTTACGTTGAAATCTTTATCTATTTCTAATGCACCTAACATTACAAAAGTTAAGTTATTTACAGCAGGACCTGCTGTATTAGGATTTGCATAGAATGAAGCAGAGATTTCATAATGTCTTTCATTTTCTTTTATAGATCTTACTGCATCTAAGTCAAAACATTGAGTATCATATAAAGCACTCATAAGTCCTTCTTCAAGAAGCCCAACTAATTGAGAAGTGATTCCCCCAAGTCCTAATGAGGCTTTTATATTTTGTTTTATCATTTCTTCTCTTAAAAGACTTGTAACTGCTAAACTTGCACCAGCAGCTCCTGTTTGATAAACAAAACCATCTTTAAAATATCCAGAATTAACTATTACTTTAACTGCATTTTGAGCAATCAATAAATCTCTTGGGTTATCAGAAAATCTTATAGCACCTGAAACTATTTTCTTAGGATCTCCTATTTCATCAACCACTACAACAGAGTCAACTAATGTTTGATCTATACTTGCAGGTAAATTTGGGAAAGGAACTAAGTTATCTGTGATGGCTATAACATAGTCAGCATATTGGGCATCAACTATTGCATATCCCATAGAGCCACAGGCACTCTTACCAGTTCTTCCATTCATATTTCCCATTTCATCACAGCTAGGAGCAGCAATGAAAGCAACATCTATATGTAACTCTCCATCTTCAATAGCCCTTGCTCTTCCACCATGGCTTCTTATAATAACAGGTTTTTTAAGTATACCTTTTGAAATTTCATCTCCTAATGGTTCACGAAGTCCACTTGATTGTATTCCTGTAACAACACCACTTTTGATATGTTCTATAACAGGTCCATGACAAGGTGATAAAGAACTAGGAGCTAGAGTAATATCTTTAATTCCCATTTTAGCTATGATATCTAAAACTCTGTTTACAACAGTATCTCCATTTCTCATATGATGGTGGAAAGATATAGTCATTCCATCTTTTAATCCAGATTTTTTAATAGCTTCTTCTATACTAGCAACTATTTTAGGTTCATCTTGGATTCTCATTCTTAATTTTGCACCAGCTTTTTTCTTAGT
This Fusobacterium animalis 7_1 DNA region includes the following protein-coding sequences:
- a CDS encoding autotransporter domain-containing protein encodes the protein MKKVIWKIVVLLCLISFSLYGVQWNDLKDGESAEKNLDGNGKVTTVNKLKLGKNSHLKVKGKNTKGIVIKGGLSAEVNIGEGATLDVDIENSTKDEAGISLESTFKGFIIQKNGNLKLKKQFNGTINSGDIFKQFLDRKGEGTLLRGISVIKTFSTEGSTRIESAGTGIGFDRKTPQGKGFIEFKKGSKTFVKAGFAGVFARYNSVTFEGGSDTTLIGGAYGIMANKGTIKKGAKVTLMGNYGTGKFEVKEHDFLKFESGSELNILANDSALYGIRLKGKTKLIAKGYNVLRQIDTYADGEHSLDTVTFERGSILDGNIDRSWNSQILLEEGTKLFVPNKIQANLEIKGDLYVGPRSAYEGKQLTYKEAVEDADTVAGATAIFMGKQAQKARKGEFSYRGLYNEFSPDEYYTLEYNRDNHYNYISTLNLNNGKIHLRLGNKDKFGRINDKIIFSKNTIINGKGELVFHKRNSSQVTKNTVFNILEEEGPKDINGIQGYYLEKLPLKIPDVSFGKLVFTTKVQKLNGKYVVSLVFKGIEAENFLLAKGKTKTLNKKEESSLEDAILSAKEVTIEEKSTLNIKGGTNGLFAKNKVTVEEKANLNIETENRIALKLGENLETFGNINIKNAGTGILADNTASVLQFENGSKTIVNAKDVAINAQKGTSEFKGGSNVELTSNKYALVAKKAVFEKSSTVKLNGEYGIGTLSETDSSDITFKPQSEVNINSSNSGIYNVNVGGSGKISIKAPNVLKQVRTVNQSLKFEDGSVLEGNIEKSWNANLILDKGSKIFVNNKIEANMDIKGDLFVGTSKFYEKRDSFDNYNTIYYNKDSNGHETKVNFDNSKIHLRIGGADKTGATNDKIFFSKNTNINGKGELVFHKRNSSQVTKNTVFNILEEEGPKDINGIQGYYLEKLPLKIPDVSFGKLVFTTKVQKLNGKYIVSLVFKGIEADNFLLAKGETKTLNKKKEGSLEDAILSAKEVTIEEKSTLNIKGDTNGLFAKNKVTIEEEANLNIETENKIALKLGENLETFGNINIKNAGIGILADNTTSVLQFENGSKTIVNAKDVAINAQKGTSEFKGGSNVELTSNKYALVSKKAVFEKSSTVKLNGEYGIGTLSETDSSDITFKPQSEVNINSSNSGIYNVNVGGSGKVSIKAPNILKQVRTVNQSLKFESGSVLEGNIEKSWNANLILDKGSKMFVNNKIEANMDIKGDLFVGTRNSYEKEESKNSMQTLSTMSTFSSSDKYNTVHYNKDSNGHKTKVNLDNANIHLRINGEQSESNDKIVFSKDTEITGKGEITLHPENVSKVKRNMTYSLLEEEGKDVGGNKVYSLEKTSLTLKTVEFGPLVYGRKDKKVNGKYIVTLEDTGELSQAAKNTLTNSRDSYKYNQEELKAISDKIFENHNLELKNNFWLLVSKENLKNKDSVIKLNQNTKYAGYDYTFNTGVSLGFFAGQSTGRYKNIGQGIYLKKDLKPFYLGTVYKHTKSKDKNNDKKLHSNDFSFVVGYNKDISEKTFLDSNIKLTRGYISDYKYTAENDLSTKNEKTDYWNGEIDAKLGYKFKYGNAFLKAGLDKDLKGNQKVIWNENIDEEIKYDDLSKNIGIGMEYKIKQHSFNIELSRKYSKHYRANTKISIGYSYKF
- the citF gene encoding citrate lyase subunit alpha yields the protein MKFNKNAVGREIPEYLEGIGELVPFKGVDAIKPTKKKAGAKLRMRIQDEPKIVASIEEAIKKSGLKDGMTISFHHHMRNGDTVVNRVLDIIAKMGIKDITLAPSSLSPCHGPVIEHIKSGVVTGIQSSGLREPLGDEISKGILKKPVIIRSHGGRARAIEDGELHIDVAFIAAPSCDEMGNMNGRTGKSACGSMGYAIVDAQYADYVIAITDNLVPFPNLPASIDQTLVDSVVVVDEIGDPKKIVSGAIRFSDNPRDLLIAQNAVKVIVNSGYFKDGFVYQTGAAGASLAVTSLLREEMIKQNIKASLGLGGITSQLVGLLEEGLMSALYDTQCFDLDAVRSIKENERHYEISASFYANPNTAGPAVNNLTFVMLGALEIDKDFNVNVMTKSDGTINQAVGGHQDTAAGARISVILAPLMRARIPIIVDKVTTVCTPGEAVDVICTDYGIVVNPRRKDLIENLTKAGVELKTIEEMKEMAEQLTGKPDPVEFTDEIVGVVEYRDGSIIDVIKKVKD